A genomic region of Gemmata massiliana contains the following coding sequences:
- the kdpB gene encoding potassium-transporting ATPase subunit KdpB, with the protein MSLFAPDLLRAALVRAVVMLRPDILWKNPVMFVVEVGTVLSFVYTAYKVIAPGSTMATLGYLIALDVWLLLTVLFANFAEALAEARGKAQADALRKTRQESPAQRLRVSDTARVPAGTLAAWLREPRSFIDEVPSTRLKPGDLVIVEAGQVIPGDGEIVEGVASVDESAITGESAPVVRESGGDRSGVTGGTRVLSDAILVRVTAAPGESFLDRMIALVEGAARQRTPNEIALSLVLSAFTLIFLIVVVALWPMAAHAEEYMKGFVGATELKSLGTDVPTLVALLVCLIPTTIGALLAAIGIAGMDRALRANLIAKSGKAVEVAGDVDTLLLDKTGTITLGNRRATRFVPLGSLAATEVGLLAALSSAADETPEGKSIVELQRRTSTALAAVPPSGARFIAFTAQTRMSGVDLPDGRVIRKGASDAVIKYVKAQNGVIPPHTDEQVNSFASQGMTPLLIAEGNAIVGLVVLEDILKPGIKERFERLRKMGIRTVMVTGDNPLTAKSIAEQAGVDDYIAEATPEAKLAYIRKEQAGGRLVAMMGDGTNDAPALAQADLGVAMNSGTQAAKEAGNMVDLDSDPTKLIEVVEIGKQLLMTRGALTTFSIANDLAKYFAIVPALFAGTLPWLKAIDVMNLTSPTSAILSAVIFNAIIIPLLIPIALRGVTYRPVGADALLRRNLLIWGLGGVVIPFVGIKLIDMLLAVSGMA; encoded by the coding sequence ATGAGCCTGTTCGCGCCCGACCTGCTGCGTGCGGCTCTGGTGCGTGCCGTTGTCATGCTGCGACCGGACATCCTGTGGAAGAACCCGGTGATGTTCGTGGTCGAAGTCGGCACCGTGCTGTCGTTCGTCTACACGGCGTACAAGGTGATCGCACCCGGCTCCACGATGGCCACGCTCGGCTACCTGATCGCGCTGGACGTGTGGCTGCTCCTGACGGTGCTCTTCGCGAACTTCGCCGAAGCTCTCGCCGAAGCACGCGGAAAGGCCCAGGCCGACGCTCTTCGGAAGACGCGGCAGGAATCCCCGGCCCAACGGCTGCGCGTTTCGGACACGGCCCGCGTACCGGCTGGCACACTTGCTGCGTGGTTGCGCGAACCGCGATCGTTCATCGACGAAGTGCCGTCCACGCGACTCAAGCCCGGTGATCTGGTGATCGTCGAGGCCGGTCAGGTCATCCCCGGCGACGGCGAGATCGTCGAGGGCGTCGCGTCGGTGGACGAATCCGCCATTACGGGTGAATCCGCACCTGTGGTGCGCGAGTCCGGCGGCGACCGCTCCGGCGTAACGGGCGGGACGCGAGTTCTGTCCGATGCGATCCTGGTGCGCGTGACCGCGGCGCCGGGGGAATCGTTCCTGGACCGGATGATCGCGCTGGTCGAAGGCGCGGCCCGGCAGCGGACGCCGAACGAGATCGCGCTCTCGCTCGTGCTTTCCGCGTTCACGCTGATTTTCTTGATTGTGGTGGTGGCGCTGTGGCCGATGGCCGCACACGCCGAGGAGTACATGAAAGGCTTCGTCGGCGCGACCGAATTGAAGAGTTTGGGCACCGACGTCCCGACGCTGGTCGCGCTGCTCGTGTGCCTGATCCCGACCACCATCGGTGCGCTGCTCGCGGCGATCGGGATCGCGGGTATGGACCGCGCGCTGCGGGCGAACCTGATCGCCAAGAGCGGTAAGGCGGTCGAAGTGGCCGGCGACGTCGACACACTGTTGCTCGACAAGACCGGGACGATCACGCTCGGGAACCGCCGCGCGACGCGGTTCGTCCCGCTGGGGAGCCTCGCCGCGACCGAAGTGGGGTTACTCGCGGCGCTGTCCAGTGCGGCCGACGAAACCCCCGAGGGTAAGAGCATCGTCGAACTGCAACGGCGCACGTCCACTGCGCTCGCGGCGGTCCCGCCGTCGGGCGCGCGGTTCATCGCGTTCACCGCGCAGACCCGAATGAGCGGTGTGGATTTGCCGGACGGTCGGGTGATTCGCAAGGGCGCATCGGACGCCGTTATCAAGTACGTCAAGGCGCAAAACGGGGTGATCCCTCCTCACACCGACGAGCAGGTGAACTCGTTCGCGAGTCAGGGGATGACGCCCCTTCTGATCGCCGAGGGGAACGCGATCGTCGGGTTAGTCGTGCTGGAAGACATCCTCAAACCGGGGATCAAAGAGCGGTTCGAGCGATTGCGGAAGATGGGCATTCGCACCGTCATGGTGACCGGGGACAACCCACTGACCGCGAAGAGCATCGCGGAGCAGGCCGGGGTCGATGACTACATCGCGGAGGCGACCCCGGAAGCGAAGCTCGCCTACATTCGCAAGGAGCAGGCGGGCGGGCGGCTCGTGGCGATGATGGGCGACGGGACCAACGACGCCCCGGCCCTCGCGCAAGCGGATCTCGGGGTGGCCATGAACAGCGGCACCCAGGCGGCCAAAGAAGCCGGCAACATGGTCGATCTCGACAGCGACCCGACGAAACTGATCGAGGTCGTCGAGATCGGCAAGCAGCTCCTGATGACGCGCGGCGCGCTCACCACGTTCAGCATTGCGAACGACCTGGCGAAGTACTTCGCCATCGTTCCGGCGCTGTTCGCGGGGACGCTCCCGTGGCTCAAAGCCATCGACGTGATGAACCTGACCTCGCCGACCTCGGCGATTCTCTCGGCGGTCATCTTCAACGCGATCATCATTCCGCTGCTCATCCCGATCGCGCTTCGGGGTGTGACGTACCGACCGGTGGGTGCGGACGCGCTCCTGCGGCGCAACTTGCTGATCTGGGGACTCGGCGGCGTGGTCATCCCGTTCGTCGGCATCAAGCTCATTGACATGCTGCTGGCCGTGTCCGGCATGGCGTAA
- the kdpA gene encoding potassium-transporting ATPase subunit KdpA, whose product MWLLPLLIVGTTVLLSVPMGRYLAGVIDGKYRGFGPLRWVERRLDTGPQTWKQYAVSLLLFNTVMFVFGYLVLALQPVLPLNQSDPVFKDGKGMLSPTTIFNTVTSFLTNTNLQHYSGEQHLSYFSQLVFVVWNMFTSAAVGFCALAAVIRGLRGDPHMGNYYVDMWRVVMYVFVPFSVLTGVLLIASGMPMTLEPAAEAQTVQVGAMGTETVDGKDVPKPQVIARGPVAAVLPIKHLGTNGGGFFGANSAHPFENPSAWTNYLECVSILIFPFSLVVMFGRMLNQMRHAAVIYAVMMVMFAAMIGWAVYHDTLKPNPGLLAQPERTVKIAGAPEKVVPALVTLPVDQEGLGNLEGKELRFGPSAGATFSAVTTAVTCGSVNCMHDSLNPLAGITPLAGMQLNCVFGGKGVGMINMLIYLVVGVFLAGLMVGRTPEYLGKKIESREMKLAMLALLIHPVMVLGPTGLFAALDWGTVATNNPGPHGFSEILYEFSSASANNGSGFEGLGDTHGFNDAKKNLSTPAPFAAHWDIATGLVMLLSRFIPIVAPLALAASLARKKTTPFTSGTMRTDTVTFGFVLLGTVLLVGALLFLPAVCLGPVAEHFGPMPFGR is encoded by the coding sequence ATGTGGCTCCTTCCATTACTGATCGTCGGCACCACGGTCTTGCTCTCCGTTCCTATGGGGCGCTACCTGGCCGGCGTTATTGACGGCAAGTACAGGGGGTTCGGCCCGCTCCGCTGGGTCGAGCGCCGACTCGATACCGGACCGCAAACCTGGAAACAGTACGCGGTCAGCCTGTTGTTGTTTAACACGGTCATGTTCGTGTTCGGGTACCTGGTGCTCGCGCTCCAGCCGGTGCTGCCGCTGAACCAGTCGGACCCGGTGTTCAAGGACGGGAAGGGGATGCTGTCCCCGACCACGATCTTCAACACCGTGACCTCGTTCCTCACGAACACCAACCTCCAGCACTACTCGGGCGAGCAGCACCTGTCGTACTTCTCGCAGCTCGTGTTCGTCGTCTGGAACATGTTCACCTCGGCCGCGGTCGGGTTCTGCGCGCTCGCCGCTGTCATCCGCGGGCTGCGGGGCGACCCGCACATGGGCAACTACTACGTGGACATGTGGCGCGTGGTGATGTACGTGTTCGTGCCGTTCAGCGTCCTCACCGGGGTGCTACTGATCGCGTCCGGCATGCCCATGACCCTCGAACCGGCGGCGGAAGCGCAAACCGTCCAGGTCGGCGCGATGGGCACTGAAACCGTGGACGGCAAGGACGTGCCGAAGCCGCAAGTGATCGCACGCGGACCGGTCGCGGCGGTTCTCCCGATCAAGCACCTGGGCACCAACGGCGGTGGGTTCTTCGGCGCGAACTCGGCGCACCCGTTCGAGAACCCGAGCGCGTGGACCAACTACCTGGAGTGCGTCAGCATCCTGATCTTTCCGTTTTCGCTCGTCGTGATGTTCGGGCGGATGCTGAACCAGATGCGCCACGCGGCGGTGATCTACGCCGTGATGATGGTGATGTTCGCGGCGATGATCGGCTGGGCCGTCTATCACGACACCCTGAAGCCGAACCCCGGGTTACTGGCGCAGCCCGAGCGCACCGTGAAAATCGCCGGTGCGCCGGAGAAGGTCGTACCCGCACTGGTCACGCTACCGGTCGATCAGGAGGGGCTCGGCAACCTGGAGGGCAAGGAACTGCGCTTCGGCCCGTCCGCAGGCGCGACATTCTCGGCCGTGACTACTGCGGTCACCTGTGGGTCGGTGAACTGCATGCACGACAGCCTGAACCCGCTGGCGGGGATCACTCCGCTGGCTGGGATGCAACTGAACTGCGTGTTCGGCGGCAAGGGCGTCGGCATGATTAACATGCTGATCTACCTGGTCGTGGGCGTGTTCCTGGCCGGGCTGATGGTCGGCCGCACCCCGGAGTATTTGGGCAAGAAGATCGAATCGCGCGAGATGAAGCTGGCGATGCTCGCGCTGCTCATTCACCCGGTCATGGTGCTCGGTCCCACCGGGCTGTTCGCGGCCCTCGATTGGGGCACGGTGGCGACCAACAACCCGGGACCGCACGGGTTCAGTGAGATCCTCTACGAGTTCAGCTCGGCGAGCGCGAACAATGGGTCCGGGTTCGAGGGGCTGGGTGACACGCACGGGTTCAACGACGCGAAGAAGAACCTTTCGACCCCGGCGCCGTTCGCGGCCCACTGGGACATTGCGACGGGATTGGTGATGCTCCTGAGCCGGTTCATTCCGATCGTCGCCCCGCTCGCGCTGGCGGCCAGCCTCGCGCGAAAGAAGACGACCCCGTTCACGTCCGGGACCATGCGCACGGACACCGTTACGTTCGGGTTCGTGTTGCTGGGCACGGTGCTCCTGGTCGGCGCGCTGCTGTTCCTCCCGGCCGTGTGCCTGGGACCGGTAGCCGAGCACTTCGGGCCGATGCCGTTCGGTCGCTAA
- the kdpF gene encoding K(+)-transporting ATPase subunit F, with amino-acid sequence MRRTTVIWITVAVTLFLFVYLLAALLRPERF; translated from the coding sequence GTGAGGAGAACTACCGTGATCTGGATCACCGTGGCCGTGACCCTGTTCCTGTTCGTGTACCTGCTCGCCGCGCTCCTGCGGCCCGAACGGTTCTAA
- a CDS encoding sigma-54-dependent transcriptional regulator, translating into MKHTTEPFNLLVIDDETALRRTLRTALESMDHKVTEAANSAQALEAVRRQRFDLAFLDLKLGTEKGLDLLPELLRSAGDLHVVIVTAFAGFDSAVEAMRKGAFDYLPKPFTPNQIRMVLDRSALVRGLRNRVAALEERVGGPDPATELETQEPAMQRVLDAAFQVAPTDATVLLRGESGTGKNVLARALHARSKRSKRPFVTVHCPSLSAELLESDLFGHTRGAFTGAVQDKTGKVDAADGGTLFLDEVGDLPPVLQPKLLRLVQDREYERVGEPIVRRADVRIVAATNRPLEAEVAAGRFREDLFYRLNVIDLTVPSLRSRRKDLLSIARGLLAFFNRQSGKSVTGFTAEAEAVMNAYSWPGNVRELRNAVERGVIMTAGPEIGVEHLPGQLTTAPAPRMEIGGHVTLEDLEAEHIRRVIASAPSLDEAAQVLGIDPSTLWRKRKRSNPPKGNP; encoded by the coding sequence ATGAAGCACACGACCGAGCCGTTTAACCTGCTCGTGATCGACGACGAGACGGCGCTGCGCCGGACACTCCGGACGGCGCTGGAGAGCATGGACCACAAGGTCACCGAAGCCGCGAACTCCGCGCAAGCGCTGGAGGCGGTCCGGCGCCAGCGCTTCGACCTCGCGTTCCTCGACCTGAAACTCGGAACGGAAAAGGGACTGGACCTGCTCCCCGAACTGCTCCGCTCCGCGGGCGACCTGCACGTCGTCATCGTGACCGCGTTCGCCGGGTTCGATTCCGCGGTCGAAGCCATGCGAAAGGGGGCGTTCGACTATCTGCCCAAGCCGTTCACCCCGAACCAGATCCGGATGGTGCTCGACCGGTCGGCCCTCGTTCGCGGGTTGCGGAACCGGGTCGCAGCGCTCGAAGAACGAGTCGGTGGCCCGGACCCGGCGACCGAACTGGAGACCCAGGAACCCGCTATGCAGCGCGTTCTCGATGCCGCCTTTCAGGTCGCCCCGACGGACGCAACGGTATTGCTCCGCGGTGAGAGCGGGACCGGCAAGAACGTGCTCGCCCGGGCGCTTCACGCCCGGAGCAAGCGATCCAAGCGCCCGTTCGTGACGGTCCACTGCCCGAGCTTGTCGGCCGAGCTGTTGGAAAGCGACCTGTTCGGGCACACGCGAGGAGCGTTTACCGGCGCCGTGCAGGACAAAACCGGGAAGGTGGACGCGGCCGACGGCGGAACGCTCTTTCTGGACGAAGTGGGCGACCTCCCGCCCGTTCTTCAGCCGAAGCTGCTCCGGCTCGTCCAGGATCGCGAGTACGAGCGCGTCGGGGAGCCGATCGTGCGCCGGGCGGACGTGCGCATCGTCGCCGCGACCAACCGCCCGCTCGAAGCAGAAGTCGCCGCGGGGCGGTTCCGGGAAGACCTGTTCTACCGGCTCAACGTGATCGACCTGACGGTCCCTTCCCTGCGCTCGCGGCGAAAAGATCTGCTGTCCATCGCACGCGGACTGCTCGCGTTCTTCAACCGTCAATCCGGCAAGTCAGTGACCGGCTTCACCGCGGAAGCCGAAGCGGTCATGAACGCTTACTCGTGGCCGGGTAACGTGCGCGAGTTGCGGAACGCGGTCGAGCGCGGCGTCATCATGACCGCGGGGCCGGAAATCGGGGTGGAGCACCTGCCCGGTCAGCTCACTACCGCTCCCGCGCCGCGAATGGAAATCGGCGGGCACGTCACGCTCGAAGACCTGGAAGCCGAGCACATTCGCCGAGTAATCGCATCGGCCCCGTCACTCGACGAGGCCGCCCAGGTTCTCGGCATCGACCCGAGCACGTTGTGGCGCAAGCGGAAGCGGTCGAACCCGCCGAAGGGGAACCCATGA
- a CDS encoding sensor histidine kinase, giving the protein MRLRTRILLAFLPLVALLTALGTIGFAQLDRTGTRIDAILEENYASVQAMFRLNEALERMDSSFQFALSGRTPEKEAEARNQFEAHWRAFEEQFRIEESNVTIHPDEDELVTRLRILKDDYRRRGVRFFAPSRAPTGRHTDYEGASGDPGLLGTFREIKVVSGEILRINQQSMERARDDARHTARRALIGFGISLGALVALVFGIAWYLLRKILGPIRAVTEAAQAIGGSGQLDREVPVFGRDELGQLAQSFNAMTAQLRVYRRSNLDRMVRAQRTAQATIDSFSDPILVVEPGGRVELANPPAQGLLGVAPAGSDTGPMWQPPDPLRVPLADALQAQRAYQPEGFDQVVSFRAAGEERTYLPQIRPIRSPEGDTLGAAVVLNDVTRFRLLDQFKSDLVATVSHELKTPLTSVRLAVHVLLEETVGPLTPKQTELLLDARDGSERLLALIDQLLALARLQRPRDETTFTPADPAELLRHAAEEVRSRATDKHVELALTENEPAPPVAVDATRIGQALGNILNNAITYTAPGGRITLAAGSAADGRVVLTIADTGVGIPAEYLPHVFDRFFRIPGQSDEAGTGLGLAIVKEVVTAHRGEVTCVSEPGKGTTFRITLPAWDERTGAHHDH; this is encoded by the coding sequence ATGAGACTGCGCACCCGCATCTTGCTCGCGTTCTTGCCGCTCGTCGCGCTCCTGACCGCACTCGGGACCATCGGGTTCGCGCAGCTCGACCGGACCGGCACGCGGATCGACGCGATCCTGGAAGAGAACTATGCCAGCGTTCAGGCCATGTTCCGCTTGAACGAGGCGCTAGAGCGAATGGACTCGTCGTTCCAGTTCGCACTATCGGGCCGGACTCCGGAAAAGGAAGCAGAAGCCCGGAACCAGTTCGAGGCGCACTGGCGCGCGTTCGAAGAGCAGTTCCGGATCGAAGAGAGCAACGTCACCATTCACCCGGACGAGGACGAACTGGTCACGCGGTTACGAATCCTGAAAGACGACTACCGCCGGCGCGGGGTGCGGTTCTTCGCCCCGTCCCGCGCCCCGACGGGGCGACACACGGACTACGAGGGCGCCTCGGGCGATCCCGGCCTACTCGGTACGTTCCGGGAGATCAAAGTCGTGTCCGGCGAGATCCTCCGCATCAATCAGCAGAGCATGGAACGCGCCCGGGACGATGCACGCCACACGGCGCGCCGGGCACTCATCGGATTCGGGATCAGCCTCGGCGCCCTGGTCGCGCTCGTGTTCGGGATCGCGTGGTACCTGCTCCGCAAGATTCTCGGGCCGATCCGGGCCGTGACCGAAGCGGCACAGGCGATCGGCGGATCGGGGCAACTCGACCGCGAAGTCCCTGTCTTCGGCCGGGATGAACTCGGTCAACTCGCCCAATCCTTCAACGCGATGACCGCGCAGTTGCGCGTCTACCGGCGCTCGAACCTGGACCGAATGGTGCGCGCCCAGCGCACGGCGCAAGCGACGATCGATTCGTTCTCTGACCCGATTCTCGTGGTAGAACCGGGCGGGCGCGTGGAACTGGCCAATCCCCCAGCCCAGGGGCTGCTTGGCGTCGCGCCAGCGGGGAGCGATACCGGCCCAATGTGGCAGCCACCCGATCCGCTCCGCGTGCCGCTGGCGGACGCTCTCCAGGCTCAGCGCGCGTACCAGCCGGAAGGCTTCGATCAGGTCGTGTCGTTCCGAGCGGCGGGGGAGGAGCGCACGTACCTGCCACAAATACGCCCGATCCGTTCCCCGGAGGGCGATACCCTCGGCGCCGCGGTGGTCCTGAACGACGTGACCCGATTCCGGCTGCTCGACCAGTTCAAGTCGGACCTCGTTGCGACCGTGAGCCACGAGTTGAAAACGCCGCTCACCTCGGTACGCCTGGCCGTTCACGTCCTCCTCGAAGAAACGGTGGGGCCGCTCACCCCCAAGCAAACGGAATTGTTGCTGGATGCACGCGACGGCAGCGAACGGCTCCTCGCACTCATTGACCAGTTGCTCGCGCTCGCACGGCTCCAGCGCCCGCGTGACGAAACGACGTTCACCCCCGCGGACCCGGCCGAGCTACTCAGACACGCGGCAGAAGAAGTGCGATCAAGGGCCACCGACAAACACGTCGAACTGGCTCTCACGGAAAATGAACCGGCTCCTCCAGTCGCAGTCGATGCGACCCGAATCGGCCAGGCGCTCGGCAACATCCTCAACAACGCGATCACCTACACCGCGCCCGGCGGTCGGATCACACTCGCCGCCGGCTCAGCAGCAGACGGGCGCGTGGTCCTCACGATCGCCGATACGGGCGTCGGTATCCCGGCGGAATACCTCCCGCACGTGTTCGACCGGTTCTTCCGCATCCCGGGGCAAAGTGACGAGGCCGGCACCGGCCTGGGGCTGGCGATCGTGAAGGAAGTGGTCACGGCCCACAGGGGGGAAGTCACGTGCGTGAGCGAACCCGGAAAAGGAACAACGTTCCGGATCACGCTCCCCGCCTGGGACGAGCGAACGGGAGCACACCATGACCACTGA
- a CDS encoding universal stress protein encodes MTTDTARPNPERFLTLLREQQRGRLKVYLGFAPGVGKTYEMLQEGHRLRKQNVDVVIGVVETHGRADTAALINDLEQVPRRKLEYHGVVLEEMDLDAMLHRRPTVALVDELAHTNAPGGRHAKRYQDVETLLQAGISVITTMNVQHLESLYDIVERFAGVKVKERVPDYVLAQAHQVVNVDLPAEDLQERLRAGKVYPPERAERALANFFTEPNLNQLREIALEQVAHVLDRRRHERDGAAQANTSARVMVCLSSRSPNALRLLRKGARLADRLGAPWFAVYVQTPGESTEKTDAATQRRVADSLALAQQLDGVPLTFKGADFPSAVAAFVTEYGITHLVMGRPQRPWYRRWLGPSLVDRLLHTVRGVDVVIVDTTT; translated from the coding sequence ATGACCACTGACACGGCTCGCCCCAATCCCGAACGGTTCCTGACGCTCTTGCGGGAACAGCAGCGCGGCCGACTGAAGGTCTATCTCGGCTTCGCGCCCGGCGTGGGCAAGACCTACGAGATGCTCCAGGAGGGCCACCGGCTCCGCAAGCAGAACGTGGACGTGGTCATCGGAGTGGTCGAGACGCACGGGCGCGCGGACACCGCCGCGCTCATCAACGATCTCGAACAGGTTCCGCGGCGCAAGCTCGAATACCACGGCGTCGTGCTCGAAGAAATGGACCTGGACGCGATGCTCCACCGCCGACCGACGGTCGCTCTCGTGGACGAACTGGCGCACACCAACGCGCCGGGCGGCCGACACGCGAAGCGCTACCAGGACGTCGAGACGCTCCTTCAAGCCGGGATCAGCGTCATCACCACGATGAACGTCCAGCACCTCGAAAGCCTGTACGACATCGTCGAACGGTTCGCCGGGGTGAAGGTCAAGGAGCGGGTGCCCGATTACGTGCTCGCGCAGGCGCACCAAGTCGTTAACGTGGACCTGCCCGCGGAGGATCTTCAGGAACGGTTGCGGGCCGGAAAAGTGTACCCGCCGGAGCGGGCCGAACGCGCGCTGGCGAACTTCTTCACCGAGCCGAACCTGAACCAGCTCCGCGAGATCGCGCTGGAACAGGTGGCGCACGTCCTGGACCGGCGCCGACACGAGCGCGACGGCGCGGCGCAAGCGAACACGTCCGCGCGGGTCATGGTGTGCTTATCGAGCCGCAGCCCCAACGCGCTGCGGTTGCTCCGCAAGGGCGCACGACTCGCCGACCGCCTCGGCGCCCCGTGGTTCGCGGTCTACGTGCAAACTCCAGGCGAAAGTACGGAGAAAACCGACGCCGCGACTCAGCGCCGCGTGGCCGATTCCCTTGCCCTCGCACAGCAACTCGACGGCGTGCCGCTCACATTCAAGGGGGCCGATTTCCCGTCCGCGGTGGCCGCGTTCGTGACGGAGTACGGCATCACGCACCTCGTGATGGGCCGCCCGCAGCGCCCGTGGTACCGGCGCTGGCTCGGCCCATCGCTCGTTGACCGGCTTCTCCACACAGTGCGCGGGGTCGATGTCGTCATCGTGGACACAACGACATAA
- a CDS encoding CotH kinase family protein, producing the protein MKRPLLLLGLFALVLAAANLPAVDTAPAPRLITERDDFFRKPKVHDLVLTVDKKEVDAINREPRQYAKVLLKEGNTEYANVGFHLKGAAGSYRNFDDKPGLTLNMDKFTDAQRYNGMDKWHLANSAQDPSYLSELICGEIFRAAGVPASRVSHATVTINGRKRGLYYIKEGYDKQFLQNHFGNSNGNFYDGGFLRDIDQQLDLVSSKNDVADRADLKALVAATREGNEKKRFEKLEKLLDLDKFISYVVVEMITSDWDGYPSKCNNYRIYHHPKTNKITFIPSGMDQMFGDTNWPIMPDWGGSVARALMQTKEGKKRYLARLREIMAKVYKPDELIARLDEMEAVVHPALKTVDPGAANDYKNQVNRLRFAIKERAKNINEQIKRLPVEK; encoded by the coding sequence GTGAAGCGACCCCTCCTGCTACTTGGCCTGTTCGCGCTCGTTCTTGCCGCCGCTAATTTACCCGCCGTCGACACCGCCCCGGCCCCGCGCCTGATTACCGAACGCGACGACTTCTTCCGCAAGCCGAAGGTCCACGATCTGGTCCTGACGGTGGACAAGAAGGAGGTCGACGCGATTAACCGCGAACCGCGCCAGTACGCCAAAGTGCTGCTCAAAGAGGGCAACACCGAGTACGCCAACGTCGGCTTTCACCTGAAGGGGGCGGCGGGGAGTTATCGCAACTTCGACGACAAGCCGGGCCTCACGCTGAACATGGACAAGTTCACCGACGCCCAGCGGTACAACGGCATGGACAAGTGGCACCTCGCGAACTCGGCACAGGATCCGAGCTACCTCTCGGAACTGATTTGCGGCGAGATCTTCCGCGCCGCGGGCGTCCCGGCCTCGCGCGTCAGCCACGCGACGGTCACGATCAACGGGCGCAAGCGCGGGCTGTACTACATCAAGGAAGGCTACGACAAGCAGTTCCTCCAGAACCACTTCGGCAACAGCAACGGCAACTTCTACGACGGCGGGTTCCTGCGCGACATCGACCAGCAGCTCGATCTGGTGTCGAGCAAGAACGACGTGGCCGACCGCGCCGACCTGAAAGCGCTCGTGGCCGCGACCCGCGAGGGGAACGAGAAGAAGCGGTTCGAGAAACTGGAGAAGTTGCTCGATCTCGACAAGTTCATCAGCTACGTCGTGGTCGAAATGATCACGTCCGACTGGGACGGGTACCCGTCGAAGTGCAACAACTACCGCATCTACCACCACCCGAAGACGAACAAGATCACGTTCATCCCGTCGGGGATGGACCAGATGTTCGGCGACACCAACTGGCCCATTATGCCGGACTGGGGCGGGAGCGTGGCGCGTGCTCTGATGCAAACGAAAGAGGGCAAGAAGCGGTACCTCGCCCGGCTCCGCGAGATCATGGCGAAAGTGTACAAGCCGGACGAATTGATCGCGCGCCTCGACGAAATGGAGGCCGTCGTTCACCCGGCGCTCAAGACCGTCGATCCCGGAGCCGCGAACGACTACAAGAACCAAGTCAATCGGCTCCGGTTCGCGATCAAGGAGCGTGCGAAGAACATCAACGAGCAGATCAAACGGCTGCCCGTTGAGAAGTAG